In the genome of Pelobacter seleniigenes DSM 18267, one region contains:
- a CDS encoding response regulator transcription factor: MYQSNQASSAQAAADLVDSSPMSITAGKKLFLFSDNKEHSPFHEMLTSEGFRIHEFQQKQLSVECFAVGQPDLMLIDYVTPSMELISRCRNLRFSYAGPILVLAEQADEMLQILGLEMGADDFLLKPMSPSLLLAKIRATLRRVQELQQNNRKIIQLGQLVIDAGRREVRSHGSTVELTTREFDVLWCLAENSRKVLSRDDIHKYLYNSEYNGFDRSIDIYISRIRSKIGDDPLHPRYLKTIRGAGYLLTGDGHQ, encoded by the coding sequence ATGTATCAATCCAATCAAGCAAGTTCTGCCCAGGCCGCTGCCGATTTGGTGGATAGCTCCCCAATGTCCATAACCGCCGGTAAAAAACTATTCCTGTTCAGTGACAACAAAGAGCATTCCCCTTTTCACGAGATGCTGACCAGCGAAGGCTTCAGGATTCATGAATTTCAGCAGAAGCAACTTTCCGTGGAATGTTTTGCTGTCGGCCAGCCGGACCTGATGCTTATTGATTACGTGACCCCATCTATGGAGTTGATCAGTCGCTGTCGCAACCTTCGCTTCTCTTATGCAGGTCCGATTCTGGTTTTAGCGGAACAAGCCGATGAGATGCTGCAGATCCTCGGGCTGGAAATGGGCGCTGATGATTTTCTGCTCAAGCCGATGAGCCCTTCGCTGCTGCTGGCTAAAATCCGGGCGACGCTACGCCGGGTCCAGGAGTTGCAGCAGAACAACCGCAAAATCATTCAACTGGGGCAGTTGGTCATCGATGCCGGGCGTCGGGAAGTCCGCTCCCATGGCAGCACTGTCGAACTGACAACCCGTGAATTCGATGTTCTGTGGTGCCTGGCGGAAAATTCGCGCAAGGTGCTCAGTCGGGATGATATCCATAAATATCTGTACAATTCGGAATATAATGGTTTTGATCGCTCCATCGACATCTACATTTCACGGATTCGCAGTAAGATCGGCGATGATCCTTTGCATCCGCGCTATCTGAAAACAATACGCGGGGCGGGCTATCTACTGACCGGGGATGGCCACCAATAA
- a CDS encoding chemotaxis protein: MSEYQKQEILLESGTNEMEIIEFYLGHQSFGINVHKLKEIIPFDEKALTVVPGSSPGMLGTLLLRGNTIPLIDLKSHLAKKHSSEDEDVRPVVLVCEFNDRVNGFKVDGVNQIHRVSWGNVQPMATFIDQYRPRFTGSINIEKREILIVDLEHIVAEFDPDSGLDYETEVLGTSDGTMTLPEMRRQKKLMLAEDSSLIRAGIERVLKKAGYENIKIYVDGQDCYDHIMQIREHVSAEDTLDNHLHLLISDIEMPKMDGLTLCKKVKDDPLLRGTKVVMFSSLINEQMARKCDQVGADGYATKPQIPYLVEMMDRMLGITAAH; the protein is encoded by the coding sequence ATGAGCGAATATCAGAAGCAGGAGATCCTGCTTGAAAGCGGTACCAACGAGATGGAAATTATTGAATTCTATCTTGGTCATCAATCTTTCGGGATCAATGTCCATAAATTAAAAGAAATAATCCCCTTTGATGAAAAAGCCTTGACCGTGGTACCCGGCAGTTCCCCCGGCATGCTGGGAACTCTGCTTTTGCGTGGCAACACCATTCCGCTGATCGACCTGAAAAGCCACCTTGCCAAAAAGCATTCCAGCGAGGATGAAGATGTGCGCCCGGTGGTGCTGGTCTGTGAATTCAATGATCGGGTCAACGGCTTCAAAGTCGATGGAGTGAATCAGATTCACCGGGTTTCCTGGGGCAATGTTCAGCCCATGGCGACCTTTATCGATCAGTATCGGCCGCGCTTTACCGGCAGTATCAATATCGAAAAACGTGAAATTCTTATTGTCGATCTGGAACATATTGTGGCGGAATTCGATCCGGATTCCGGCCTTGATTACGAAACCGAGGTCTTGGGCACCAGCGATGGCACCATGACCCTGCCAGAAATGCGCCGCCAGAAAAAACTGATGTTGGCGGAAGATTCTTCGCTGATCAGAGCCGGGATTGAAAGGGTTCTGAAAAAAGCAGGATATGAAAACATCAAAATTTATGTTGATGGGCAGGACTGCTATGACCATATCATGCAGATCCGGGAACATGTCTCAGCTGAAGATACGCTGGACAATCATTTGCATCTGTTGATATCGGACATTGAAATGCCCAAGATGGACGGACTGACTCTTTGTAAAAAGGTCAAGGACGATCCTCTCTTGCGCGGCACCAAGGTGGTCATGTTTTCATCGCTGATCAATGAGCAGATGGCACGCAAGTGTGACCAGGTCGGTGCTGACGGCTACGCCACCAAACCGCAGATCCCCTACCTGGTGGAGATGATGGATCGGATGCTCGGAATCACCGCAGCCCATTGA
- a CDS encoding flagellar hook assembly protein FlgD — protein sequence MDVNSATDTAAATTSFLTSSQNSLGQDDFLTLLVAQLQHQDPLDPQENSEFIAQMAQFSSLEQQVNTNDKLDALVSAQSNVEQMSAFSLLGQKVIVASGDFYMQGDSVDLGFSLDGDAQDVSLDVLDEDGNVVTSFAMNDLQQGYNFVNWDGTDSSGKQLPEGLYSIKVNGTDSAGEDLSVQPLVKVAVNEVGIDSSGSILVTDAGNIPFSGISSVINQ from the coding sequence ATGGATGTTAACAGCGCTACCGATACGGCCGCGGCAACAACGTCTTTTTTGACCAGTTCCCAGAATTCCCTCGGGCAAGATGATTTTTTAACCCTGCTGGTGGCTCAGTTGCAGCACCAGGATCCCCTTGATCCGCAGGAAAACTCGGAATTCATTGCCCAAATGGCGCAGTTCAGCAGCCTGGAACAACAGGTCAATACCAACGACAAGCTGGACGCCCTGGTTTCGGCCCAGAGCAATGTAGAGCAAATGTCGGCTTTTTCATTATTGGGGCAGAAAGTGATCGTCGCCTCAGGTGACTTCTATATGCAGGGTGATTCAGTTGACCTCGGTTTCAGTCTTGACGGGGATGCGCAGGATGTCTCGCTGGATGTCCTTGATGAGGACGGCAATGTGGTGACCAGCTTTGCCATGAATGATCTGCAACAAGGCTACAATTTTGTCAACTGGGACGGTACGGATAGCTCCGGCAAGCAACTGCCGGAAGGGCTGTACTCGATCAAAGTTAACGGCACCGATAGCGCAGGAGAGGATCTCTCGGTACAGCCGCTGGTGAAGGTAGCGGTCAATGAAGTTGGGATCGATTCTTCAGGCAGTATTCTGGTGACCGATGCCGGCAACATCCCGTTCAGCGGAATTTCTTCCGTCATCAATCAATAG
- the flgL gene encoding flagellar hook-associated protein FlgL produces MKVSQMSLYRTVQYNLEKSSKNMNELYLQGSTGKKVIDASDDPSAIGSIFSSRTEIATSDRYLETIADTQDSIDIVDGYLNSAEDIMVRIKEIAVTAVNGALSDTDLETYADEMGILQSSLLDIANAKVDGKYIFSGYAETTPAFSGTPPTYTGTSDHKMVEVSRGQTVQTNLTGDEVFSSPLDCFAMMSDLEANLRSGDTDAITNSLDDLESAADQIRSKRSEMGNINERLEDTTALLQNVQLQMNGRLSGYEDADLIEVMTGVTQAEQAYQAALSVSARLATLSILDYL; encoded by the coding sequence ATGAAGGTTTCGCAAATGTCACTCTACCGAACAGTGCAATATAATCTGGAGAAAAGTAGCAAGAATATGAATGAACTTTATCTGCAAGGCTCGACAGGAAAAAAAGTGATTGATGCTTCGGATGATCCGTCCGCCATCGGGTCCATTTTCAGTTCACGGACCGAGATTGCCACCTCGGACCGTTATCTTGAAACGATCGCCGATACCCAGGATAGTATTGATATTGTCGACGGTTATCTTAACAGCGCGGAAGATATTATGGTGCGGATCAAGGAAATTGCTGTCACCGCAGTGAACGGCGCCCTGTCAGACACGGACCTGGAAACCTATGCCGACGAAATGGGGATTCTCCAGTCCTCACTGCTTGATATTGCCAACGCCAAAGTTGACGGCAAGTATATTTTTTCCGGCTATGCCGAAACCACACCGGCGTTTTCCGGAACCCCGCCCACCTATACCGGGACCAGCGATCATAAAATGGTGGAAGTAAGCCGTGGGCAGACCGTGCAGACCAATCTGACCGGAGATGAAGTGTTCAGCTCACCGCTGGACTGTTTCGCCATGATGTCCGACCTGGAGGCGAATTTACGTAGCGGTGACACCGATGCCATCACCAATTCCCTGGATGACCTGGAATCAGCAGCGGACCAGATCCGTTCCAAGCGTAGTGAGATGGGGAACATCAACGAGCGCCTCGAGGATACCACTGCGTTGCTGCAGAATGTTCAGTTGCAGATGAACGGACGATTATCAGGGTATGAGGATGCCGACCTGATCGAGGTCATGACCGGCGTGACCCAAGCAGAACAGGCCTATCAGGCCGCTTTGTCGGTCAGCGCCCGGTTGGCAACATTGTCGATTCTGGATTATCTGTAA
- a CDS encoding LysE family translocator has protein sequence MISTDFLMTALIVVLIPGTGVIFTVSNGLLFGRKASLVAALGCTAGIIPHLLASSLGLAALLHASAVLFQAVKFAGVLYLFYLAWTLWHDTGTFQLPGKADHLAGRGLFVKAVLINILNPKLSIFFLAFLPQFITPGHYSALMQMMALSGLFMLMTLLVFVGYGLLADRFRVHVVESNRVQRWLKKGFAGIFLLLGIDLALADR, from the coding sequence GTGATTTCAACAGACTTCTTAATGACCGCGCTGATTGTTGTGCTGATCCCGGGAACCGGGGTCATATTTACGGTTTCAAATGGGCTATTGTTCGGGCGAAAGGCCAGCCTGGTGGCGGCTCTCGGCTGCACCGCTGGGATTATTCCGCATTTGTTGGCCAGTAGCCTGGGTCTGGCCGCCCTGCTTCATGCCAGTGCCGTGCTCTTTCAGGCCGTCAAATTTGCCGGAGTGCTGTACCTGTTTTATCTGGCCTGGACGCTGTGGCACGACACCGGGACCTTTCAGCTGCCGGGGAAAGCCGATCATCTTGCGGGCCGCGGCCTTTTTGTCAAAGCGGTGTTGATCAATATTCTCAATCCGAAGTTGTCGATTTTCTTTCTGGCGTTCCTGCCGCAGTTTATAACCCCCGGTCACTATTCGGCCCTGATGCAGATGATGGCCCTCAGCGGTCTGTTCATGCTTATGACTCTGCTGGTGTTTGTCGGCTACGGGTTGCTGGCTGACAGGTTCAGAGTGCATGTCGTCGAATCGAACCGGGTTCAGCGCTGGCTCAAGAAAGGATTTGCCGGGATCTTCTTGCTCCTCGGTATTGATCTGGCTTTGGCGGATCGGTAA
- a CDS encoding efflux transporter outer membrane subunit → MGGPLVCRYVLLALLLALLLALLPGCSVLGKNAYHAPSLNVPEQWQEATSADQQRLGGEKFWETFHDPRLNRLIEQVIAVNNDVRAAAVKIKAARLQAGIAGTELWPTATGSADLSRSRDLQDGARSSSYSVSAGLSYEIDFWDRYSAAHAAARLEAQATEEDRHSAVLSLIGTTAKLYWKISYLQESVTLNRQSLACTGQIEQLTKARYQAGATTAAAWFSSRQALHEAEQTLHETRQDLKETWHALAILFDRPPAAGFTEITDLAETAIPWVAAGLPAELLGNRPDLRAAELRLRKLHQQFEASKADYYPQLTLTGSLGSSSDELRQVLQNPLVSLGTGLVLPFVNWNRTTLNVQAAEADLESAVIDFRQTLYAALAEVEDALVAREQDLANAGLLEQNLALAVKAEQLSRRRYRAGATDLEQWLDKQEALRSAHLALNKNRMEQLEDRMTLYLALGGGQRSASGFNPDLAVQE, encoded by the coding sequence ATGGGCGGGCCGTTGGTGTGCAGATATGTTCTGCTGGCTTTACTGCTGGCTTTGCTGCTGGCTTTGCTGCCGGGCTGCTCGGTCCTGGGTAAAAACGCTTACCATGCCCCATCCCTGAATGTTCCGGAGCAATGGCAGGAGGCGACCAGCGCCGACCAGCAACGCCTTGGCGGGGAGAAGTTCTGGGAAACCTTCCATGACCCGCGGTTGAATCGGCTGATCGAGCAGGTTATTGCGGTCAATAACGATGTCCGGGCCGCCGCGGTCAAGATCAAGGCAGCGCGACTGCAGGCCGGCATTGCCGGCACGGAACTCTGGCCGACGGCCACGGGTTCCGCCGATTTGAGCCGCTCTCGTGACTTGCAAGATGGTGCCCGGAGCAGTAGCTACAGTGTCAGCGCCGGACTGAGTTACGAGATCGACTTCTGGGACAGGTATTCGGCGGCTCATGCTGCCGCCCGGTTGGAGGCTCAGGCAACGGAGGAGGATCGCCATAGCGCTGTGCTTTCATTGATCGGGACCACTGCCAAGTTGTACTGGAAGATCTCTTATTTGCAGGAGAGCGTGACTTTAAACCGGCAGTCCCTCGCTTGTACAGGGCAGATTGAGCAATTGACCAAGGCCCGTTATCAGGCTGGGGCGACCACTGCCGCGGCATGGTTCAGCAGCAGGCAGGCGCTGCACGAGGCAGAGCAAACTTTGCACGAGACCCGGCAGGATCTCAAGGAGACCTGGCATGCTCTGGCGATCCTGTTTGATCGGCCGCCCGCGGCGGGTTTCACAGAGATTACCGATCTGGCCGAAACTGCGATTCCCTGGGTGGCGGCCGGGTTGCCGGCAGAGCTGCTGGGGAATCGCCCCGATTTGCGGGCTGCTGAATTGCGTTTGCGTAAGCTGCATCAGCAGTTCGAGGCCAGCAAAGCCGATTACTATCCGCAGCTGACTTTGACCGGATCTCTGGGCAGCAGCAGCGATGAACTCCGCCAGGTCCTGCAGAATCCGTTGGTGAGTCTGGGAACCGGGTTGGTTTTGCCCTTTGTGAACTGGAATCGGACCACTTTGAATGTCCAAGCAGCCGAGGCTGATCTTGAAAGTGCGGTGATCGATTTCAGACAGACGCTGTATGCCGCGCTGGCTGAAGTCGAAGATGCTCTGGTTGCCCGTGAGCAGGATCTGGCAAACGCCGGGCTGCTGGAGCAGAACCTGGCCCTGGCTGTTAAGGCGGAACAATTGAGCCGCCGCCGTTACCGTGCCGGCGCGACCGACCTGGAACAATGGCTCGACAAGCAGGAGGCGTTGCGCAGTGCCCATCTGGCGCTGAATAAAAACCGTATGGAACAGTTGGAAGATCGGATGACCCTGTATCTGGCCCTTGGGGGAGGCCAGAGATCCGCTTCCGGTTTCAACCCGGACCTGGCAGTACAAGAGTAA
- a CDS encoding SEL1-like repeat protein yields MTDMAQTHYRLGMNYFRGKGVEKSFVEAMKWFRLAAQHKYPKAIFMLGRMYDNGQGTTANPAEAAKYYQAAAELGYARAQNTLGQAYIKGRGVPANYDQALHWFRKAAEQNFSDAQYNLGLMYAKGHGVPKDFIEAKRWWAMAAEQGNPKVQFTLGHMYLVGKGVKKNYSKARQWLRQAAEQGLPTAQYHLGMMYARGTGVLQSYTEASKWLRKAAEQNFLDAIYNLGKLHSSGSEEVRDPLTAVTLLKQAATRGHQRAKVLLGQHYAKGNGIQQDLQLAYHWWLEAANSGNPDAQYNLGIMYLNGKGVQTDAMEGKRWLTLAADQGHTKAQYCLGMMYSTGKGVPQDIDEAFRWKEAAEFWESL; encoded by the coding sequence ATGACAGATATGGCCCAGACCCATTATCGACTGGGAATGAATTATTTCCGGGGCAAAGGTGTGGAGAAATCATTTGTTGAAGCCATGAAGTGGTTCCGCCTGGCCGCCCAGCATAAATATCCCAAAGCGATTTTCATGTTGGGACGTATGTATGATAACGGGCAGGGCACGACGGCTAATCCTGCTGAAGCAGCCAAATATTACCAGGCGGCTGCGGAGTTGGGTTATGCCCGCGCGCAGAACACGCTCGGCCAGGCCTACATCAAAGGTCGCGGCGTGCCGGCTAATTACGATCAGGCCCTCCACTGGTTCAGAAAAGCCGCTGAGCAGAATTTTTCCGATGCCCAATATAACCTCGGCCTGATGTATGCCAAAGGGCATGGGGTGCCCAAGGACTTCATTGAAGCGAAACGCTGGTGGGCCATGGCCGCCGAGCAGGGCAATCCCAAGGTTCAGTTTACCCTCGGCCACATGTACCTGGTCGGCAAAGGGGTGAAAAAAAACTATTCAAAAGCCCGCCAATGGCTGCGCCAGGCTGCGGAACAGGGGCTACCGACCGCCCAGTATCACCTGGGGATGATGTATGCCCGCGGGACCGGTGTCCTGCAGAGCTATACCGAGGCCAGCAAATGGTTGCGCAAAGCAGCCGAACAGAACTTTCTCGACGCTATCTACAATCTTGGCAAGCTGCACAGTTCAGGCAGCGAAGAGGTCCGTGACCCGCTGACTGCCGTCACCCTGCTGAAACAGGCCGCCACGCGGGGACATCAGCGCGCCAAGGTGCTGCTGGGGCAGCACTATGCCAAAGGCAACGGTATCCAGCAAGACCTGCAACTGGCCTATCATTGGTGGCTGGAAGCAGCCAACAGTGGCAACCCGGATGCCCAATACAACCTCGGGATCATGTACCTGAACGGTAAAGGGGTGCAGACCGATGCAATGGAAGGTAAAAGGTGGCTGACCCTGGCCGCCGACCAGGGTCATACCAAGGCCCAATATTGCCTGGGCATGATGTACTCAACCGGGAAAGGGGTCCCCCAGGATATCGACGAAGCCTTCCGTTGGAAGGAAGCTGCTGAATTCTGGGAGTCGCTGTGA
- a CDS encoding flagellar hook protein FlgE produces the protein MGLSSTLYTGISGLKANSEAMSVTGNNISNSNTIGFKSSSTLFSDVLSASISSAGGSSQVGRGVQISKVANLFSQGSFSSTSSNTDLAIDGDGFFMVRASDSPVNYYTRNGAFDFSDDGYLVNAEGYRVQGKAYEDGVLSGGDPTDIKVDFNSQIAAHQTTQLTLTTNLDSGSDIITAFDITDPEGTSSYSTQTELFDSLGDSHPVTTYFTKTADNTWEWHMVIDSDELDPSVAATTDLTEIGTGTLTFDGSGNLLTGGTGTTTAGAIVWTNGASSGQQVEMTFATTQRNNSSRIISQTQDGYAPGEVVEVSIDDEGTVIASYSNGEKINISKLTLATFNNPSGLAKEGGSLYAQTASSGDPSVGVSGASQGYIYTSSLELSNVDLAQEFVDLITIQNGYSASSKVITTTDEMLQELINLKR, from the coding sequence ATGGGGCTTTCCAGCACATTATATACGGGGATCAGCGGTCTGAAGGCTAACTCAGAGGCGATGAGTGTGACCGGCAACAATATTTCCAACAGTAATACGATCGGTTTTAAATCCAGCTCAACATTGTTTTCCGACGTCTTGTCGGCCAGTATCTCCAGTGCCGGGGGCTCCTCCCAGGTCGGCCGCGGGGTGCAGATCTCCAAGGTGGCCAATCTGTTCAGCCAGGGGTCCTTTTCCAGCACTTCAAGCAATACCGACCTAGCTATCGACGGCGATGGGTTCTTTATGGTCAGGGCGTCTGATTCGCCGGTGAACTATTACACCCGTAACGGTGCGTTCGATTTCAGCGATGACGGTTATCTGGTCAATGCCGAAGGCTATCGGGTCCAGGGGAAAGCATACGAAGACGGTGTTCTTAGCGGGGGTGATCCGACGGATATCAAAGTCGATTTCAATAGCCAGATCGCCGCTCACCAGACCACTCAACTGACGCTGACAACCAACCTGGATTCCGGCTCTGACATTATTACCGCTTTTGATATCACCGACCCGGAGGGGACGTCGAGCTATTCGACCCAGACTGAGTTGTTCGATTCCCTGGGCGACAGCCATCCGGTGACCACTTATTTCACCAAAACCGCGGACAATACCTGGGAGTGGCATATGGTCATCGACAGTGATGAACTCGATCCATCGGTTGCCGCGACCACGGATCTGACCGAAATCGGCACCGGCACCCTGACCTTTGACGGTTCCGGGAACCTGCTGACCGGAGGGACGGGGACGACCACGGCCGGGGCTATTGTCTGGACCAACGGTGCCAGTTCCGGGCAACAGGTGGAAATGACCTTTGCGACGACCCAACGGAACAATTCATCGCGAATTATTTCCCAGACCCAGGACGGCTATGCTCCCGGTGAAGTTGTGGAGGTATCCATCGATGACGAAGGGACGGTCATTGCCAGCTATTCCAACGGCGAAAAAATCAATATTTCCAAGCTGACCCTGGCCACCTTTAATAACCCTTCCGGATTGGCGAAGGAAGGCGGCAGCCTGTATGCCCAGACCGCATCCTCTGGCGACCCCAGTGTCGGTGTCTCGGGAGCTTCACAGGGCTACATCTACACCAGCAGCCTGGAATTGTCCAACGTTGACCTGGCCCAGGAGTTTGTCGATCTGATCACCATCCAGAACGGCTATTCCGCATCGTCCAAAGTTATTACAACCACCGATGAAATGCTGCAGGAATTGATCAATCTTAAACGGTAA
- the flgK gene encoding flagellar hook-associated protein FlgK, with protein MSLIASLNTGAGGLAVNQKGIEVTGNNVANINTEGYSRQSLVVSSSPTLEFQGQMIGTGAVASSVSRATNNFLAKQLTDKKSGYGEENSKGIILAEVEQIVGISTSDFSTDLDEFFDSWQELSDNPSATLERQQVMQKGAEVADSLQSMVSDLNAVSESINDDISGKVTSLNQQLNKVADLNVQILASESTGISANGLRDQRDMLLQDISETAGVTYYEEANGMVSIQLQNGQPLVTADQVSNVAAEWTNGTLQVSVDGGVSTSILDADDFGGELGGMLEMRDEYIPDLIEKLDILAYNIATSVNAVHTGGVDLDGNAGVDFFSFSAGGSDPWTGAASSIAMALTDTAQVAAGTTAAPDNQPGDNENTLNMVALQDQAVINGNNTLNDYYAVIASDVGLTVSQNEAMSDSIGDSLDQIQNMRDSVAGVSTDEEMLMLIQYQSGYEAAARYLTTVDEMLDTLMSM; from the coding sequence ATGAGTCTCATCGCGTCCTTAAACACTGGCGCCGGCGGTCTGGCGGTTAACCAGAAGGGGATCGAGGTTACCGGCAATAATGTCGCCAATATCAACACCGAAGGCTATTCAAGGCAGAGCCTGGTGGTTTCTTCCTCGCCGACCCTGGAATTTCAAGGGCAGATGATTGGCACCGGTGCGGTGGCCAGTTCCGTCAGCCGCGCCACCAACAATTTTCTGGCCAAGCAGTTGACGGATAAAAAATCTGGCTATGGCGAAGAAAATTCCAAAGGGATCATTCTTGCCGAAGTTGAACAGATTGTCGGCATCAGCACGAGCGATTTTTCGACTGATCTGGACGAGTTTTTTGATTCCTGGCAGGAGCTCAGTGATAACCCTTCAGCAACATTGGAGCGGCAGCAGGTCATGCAAAAGGGAGCGGAAGTTGCTGACAGTCTGCAGTCGATGGTGAGTGACCTGAATGCGGTGAGCGAAAGTATCAATGATGATATCAGCGGGAAAGTCACCTCCCTGAATCAACAGCTGAACAAGGTTGCTGATCTGAATGTTCAGATTCTGGCCTCTGAATCGACCGGCATCTCTGCCAACGGGCTGCGTGATCAACGCGATATGTTACTGCAGGACATCTCTGAGACGGCCGGTGTCACCTATTATGAAGAAGCAAACGGGATGGTGTCGATTCAGTTGCAGAATGGACAACCGCTGGTGACGGCGGACCAAGTCAGCAATGTCGCTGCCGAGTGGACCAACGGCACTCTGCAGGTTTCTGTGGACGGTGGTGTTTCAACAAGTATCCTGGATGCTGACGATTTTGGTGGGGAACTGGGTGGCATGTTGGAGATGCGTGACGAATATATCCCGGATCTCATCGAGAAACTCGATATCCTTGCTTATAACATTGCCACTTCCGTTAATGCGGTCCATACCGGTGGCGTTGATCTGGATGGTAATGCCGGGGTTGATTTCTTCTCTTTCTCCGCTGGCGGCAGCGATCCCTGGACCGGTGCGGCCTCCTCAATCGCTATGGCTTTGACCGATACTGCGCAGGTGGCGGCAGGGACAACCGCGGCCCCTGATAATCAGCCCGGCGACAATGAGAACACCCTCAATATGGTTGCCTTGCAGGATCAGGCTGTGATCAACGGTAACAATACCTTAAACGATTACTATGCCGTGATTGCTTCCGATGTCGGACTGACTGTCAGTCAAAACGAAGCCATGTCCGATAGTATTGGGGACTCTCTGGATCAGATTCAAAATATGCGCGATTCTGTGGCCGGGGTTTCCACCGACGAAGAAATGCTCATGCTGATTCAGTACCAATCCGGTTACGAAGCGGCAGCGAGATATCTGACCACGGTCGACGAAATGCTCGACACGCTGATGTCAATGTGA